From one Parambassis ranga chromosome 5, fParRan2.1, whole genome shotgun sequence genomic stretch:
- the LOC114435366 gene encoding platelet glycoprotein Ib alpha chain-like, with product MTVLLFPKNLFSSLSWASFQIFDEIYEIDLTENKVPEVTPSGTPILPTLSVLRLGSNRLTFLPDGSFSACPALTELYLENNAIDSLSNLSGLDKLEILDLTSNRITVLPALMLHPLPAIETLYLENNKIRVMPDNWFSQKEEVPYLYLSANPWACSCSLDYLRRYLDDYELNVYVRDGPDIKSDADSVVCDSPHWHQGKPVMSLEESDLCSSSTELGPSGDFHQPSHPATQRTTTPATPVTATSSPPISPPPTLSTVSVELYTVYHRVVTWSWYQTFTSLIEWSDHSGSLDTRTEEPSAVWYLATPPTPPATTPSTANPTTTPVPVTSAPTTPSLQTASAPGATETSAPFVPPWRDNEALSTRRRKARPVGAAGGFCVWLFAGCLLLCAASAVCVLVTAAKLLVWYKRVYTPLTTARRRGGREGVMLSAYNRRTDREEAGGGGILALYRSVLFVHRDEGEGGVDREGGGTERQLVTLTPTGGVTVEEAGERGGAGLYRKTLYRPFSREDELEGWRDVMEECRVSAEGGGRRRGRTFEEMHRMRSKGGGGASKKHYSVILREEREAEAGGREELDWVVGGWEVNSGGDVEGAEPRSSWGEWMAQFLPSMPWAAPTNQEAASGADK from the exons ATGACG gtTCTCTTGTTTCCCAAAAACCTGTTCTCCAGTCTGTCCTGGGCCTCCTTCCAGATCTTTGATGAAATCTATGAGATTGACCTCACGGAGAACAAG GTTCCAGAGGTGACCCCCAGTGGGACTCCCATCCTGCCCACGCTCAGTGTGCTCCGGCTGGGGTCGAACCGTCTGACGTTCCTCCCTGACGGCTCCTTCTCTGCCTGTCCTGCTCTGACAGAACTCTACCTGGAGAACAACGCCATCGACTCTCTGAGCAACCTCTCTGGACTCGACAAGCTGGAG ATCCTGGACCTGACCTCCAATCGCATCACAGTACTACCTGCTCTCATGCTCCACCCCCTCCCTGCCATAGAAACCCTCTACCTGGAGAACAACAAG ATTAGGGTGATGCCAGACAATTGGTTCAGCCAGAAGGAGGAGGTACCATACCTCTACCTCTCAGCCAATCCCTGGGCCTGCTCCTGTTCCCTCGATTACCTGCGCAGATACCTCGATGACTATGAACTCAACGTCTATGTGCGTGATGGCCCGGACATCAAGAGCGATGCCGACAGTGTG gTTTGTGACTCTCCACACTGGCATCAGGGTAAACCTGTGATGAGTCTGGAAGAATCTGATCTGTGTTCGAGTTCCACGGAACTGGGTCCAAGTGGGGACTTCCACCAGCCCAGCCACCCAGCTACTCAGAGGACTACTACTCCTGCTACACCCGTCACAGCTACATCTTCTCCCCCCATCAGCCCTCCTCCCACTTTAAGCACAGTGTCAGTTGAGTTATATACCGTGTACCACAGAGTGGTCACATGGTCCTGGTACCAAACCTTCACCAGTCTCATTGAATGGTCAGACCACTCAGGGTCACTTGACACTCGAACAGAGGAACCATCAGCTGTGTGGTACTTAGCTACACCTCCCACCCCTCCAGCCACCACACCCTCCACTGCAAATCCAACAACCACACCCGTTCCTGTAACTTCAGCTCCAACAACACCAAGTCTCCAGACGGCCTCAGCACCCGGTGCCACTGAGACATCCGCCCCCTTCGTCCCTCCATGGCGGGACAATGAGGCTTTGAGCACCCGGCGCCGTAAAGCCCGTCCTGTGGGAGCGGCGGGGGGGTTCTGTGTTTGGCTGTTTGCTGGgtgcctgctgctgtgtgcagcatcagcagtgtgtgtgctggtgacTGCGGCGAAGCTGCTTGTCTGGTACAAGAGGGTGTACACACCGCTGACAACagcgaggaggagaggaggcagagaaggaGTGATGCTGTCAGCGTacaacaggaggacagacagggaggaggcaggaggaggaggaatactGGCCCTGTACCGCTCCGTTTTGTTTGTCCACAGAGATGAGGGAGAAGGAGGTGTGGacagggaaggaggagggacaGAAAGACAGCTTGTTACTCTGACGCCAACAGGAGGCGTAACTgtggaggaggcaggagaaagaggaggtgcAGGGTTGTACAGGAAGACACTGTACCGCCCGTTTAGCAGAGAGGATGAGctagagggatggagggatgtgATGGAGGAGTGTCGAGTctctgcagagggtggaggtaGAAGGAGAGGACGCACTTTTGAAGAGATGCACAGAATGAGGAgcaaaggtggaggaggagcctcCAAAAAGCACTACAGTGTCATcctgagggaggagagggaggcagaggcaggaggaagagaggagctgGACTGGGTGGTGGGAGGGTGGGAGGTGAACAGTGGAGGGGATGTGGAGGGGGCGGAGCCCAGGAGCAGCTGGGGCGAGTGGATGGCACAGTTTTTACCCAGCATGCCTTGGGCAGCACCCACCAACCAAGAGGCGGCCTCAGGAGCCGACAAATGA
- the LOC114436565 gene encoding kinesin-like protein KIF1C produces the protein MGVSIKEDGGTLGVFSPKGTPHLVNLNEDPLMSECLLYYIKEGVTRVGQQDVDIKLSGQFIKEIHCVFVSEINEQGEVEVTLEPLVGAETYVNGKQITEAVILKQGNRIVMGKNHVFRFNHPEQARLERERTVTAEQQGEPEDWNYAQRELLEKQGIDIKLEMEKRLQDMETQYRKEKEEADLLLEQHRLYADSDSGDDSDKRSCEESWRLISSLREKLPANKVQSIVKRCGLPSSGKRREPLRVYQIPQRRRISKDPKRVTIEDLRMQAVKEICYEVALGDFRHSRQEIEALSIVKMKELCRMYAKKDTNEKDTWRAVAQDVCDTVGIGEERSPPTEEGGGGEGGGGQTAEGGEKVYDLKAHIDKLTDILEEVKLQNNMKDEEIKALRDRMIKMESIIPVQDDDLNGEGDGAPPREESGASDGPAQPDGRIQRLMEEDPAFRRGRLRWLKQEQQRILNLQQQNITKKLRGQTQSQGQNAPTVPVHLPGTGRFIPPQERKLKFPFKSNPTHRLSWGPASAALQALGFGEGGVEDGGEQRDDGGGVEGLGSPSPSPPLQGQSVGLLPLPFPAGPPRMRTPSPHRAWQQRNQDNLGNQGGFRNQNQQRRYRRNSLDSSPHGSNSSEQHHGGGSGGHQGRPRQRRGLSPGPGGERGGERGGKGGGRDRDRDGGFHYSQHQYHQYHHHPYYNPHNAPFQPGPPHSYHSLPRSGPPPLPADMIFGVGPPPGGWAFTTPPRMRRQFSAPDLKNDNKETPN, from the exons ATGGGCGTGTCCATAAAGGAAGATGGAGGAACCCTGGGCGTCTTCTCTCCTAAAGGG acgCCTCACCTGGTCAACCTGAATGAAGACCCTCTGATGTCAGAGTGTCTCCTGTACTACATCAAGGAGGGCGTCACCAG gGTGGGACAGCAGGACGTGGACATCAAACTGTCGGGTCAGTTCATAAAGgagattcactgtgtgtttgtcagtgagaTCAACGAGCAGGGAGAAG tGGAGGTCACTCTGGAGCCGTTAGTCGGAGCGGAGACATACGTCAACGGGAAGCAGATCACCGAGGCCGTCATACTGAAACAAG GTAACCGCATCGTGATGGGGAAGAACCACGTGTTTCGGTTCAACCACCCGGAGCAGgcgaggctggagagggagcgCACCGTCACGGCCgagcagcagggggagccagagGACTGGAACTATGCTCAGAGAGAGCTGCTGGAGAAACAAGGCATCGACATCAAACTGGAGATGGAGAAGAG actGCAGGACATGGAGACTCAGTACcggaaagagaaggaggaggctgatctgctgctggagcagcacAGACTG tatgCAGACAGCGACAGTGGTGACGACTCGGACAAGCGATCGTGTGAGGAGAGCTGGAGACTGATCTCCTCCCTCAGAGAGAAACTACCTGccaacaag gtgcaGTCCATCGTGAAGCGCTGTGGTCTGCCCAGCAGCGGGAAGAGACGGGAGCCTCTCAGAGTGTATCAGAtccctcagaggaggaggatcagCAAGGATCCCAAACGGGTCACCATCGAAGACCTCCGCATGCAGGCCGTCAAAGAGATCTGCTACGAG GTGGCTCTGGGAGACTTCCGTCACTCCCGGCAGGAGATCGAGGCGCTGTCCATCGTCAAGATGAAGGAGCTCTGCCGCATGTACGCCAAGAAGGACACCAACGAGAAGGACACCTGGAGAGCCGTGGCCCAGGACGTCTGCGACACTGTGGGCattggagaggagaggagcccCCCCactgaggaggggggaggaggagaagggggaggcggacagacagcagagggaggagagaaggtgTATGACCTGAAGGCTCACATTGATAAGCTGACGGATATTTTGGAG gaggtgaagctgcagaacAACATGAAGGACGAGGAGATCAAAGCTCTGAGGGACAGGATGATCAAGATGGAGAGCATCATACCCGTCCAG GACGACGACCTGAACGGCGAAGGAGACGGGGCGCCTCCGAGAGAGGAGAGCGGGGCCAGCGACGGCCCGGCTCAGCCAGACGGCCGAATCCAGCGCCTGATGGAGGAGGACCCCGCATTCCGGAGGGGTCGCCTCCGCTGGCTGAAACAGGAACAGCAACGCATCCTGAACCTGCAGCAACAGAACATCACCAAGAAACTGCGAGGACAGACCCAAAGCCAAG GTCAGAACGCCCCCACTGTCCCTGTTCATCTCCCAGGAACAGGCCGCTTCATACCGCCACAGGAGCGCAAGCTCAAGTTCCCCTTCAAGAGTAACCCCACCCACCGGTTGTCCTGGGGACCGGCCAGCGCCGCCCTGCAGGCCCTGGGTTTTGGCGAAGGAGGAGTGGAAGACGGGGGAGAGCAGAGGGAcgatggaggaggagtggaggggCTAGGTTCTCCCTCGCCTTCGCCACCCCTCCAGGGTCAATCTGTAGGTCTCTTGCCGCTCCCCTTCCCAGCTGGACCCCCTCGTATGCGAACCCCGAGCCCGCATCGCGCCTGGCAACAGCGTAACCAAGACAACCTGGGTAACCAGGGCGGTTTCCGCAACCAAAACCAGCAGCGCCGCTACCGCCGCAACTCTCTGGACAGCTCCCCACACGGCAGCAACAGCTCCGAGCAGCATCACGGTGGCGGCAGTGGAGGTCATCAGGGGAGACCCAGACAGAGGAGGGGGTTATCACCTGGGccggggggggagagaggaggggagagaggggggaagggaggaggaagggacagagacagagatggcgGCTTCCATTACAGCCAACACCAGTACCATCAGTACCATCACCATCCCTACTACAACCCCCACAATGCACCATTCCAGCCAGGCCCTCCCCACAGCTACCACAGCCTGCCGCGGTCTGGGCCCCCCCCTCTTCCTGCTGACATGATATTCGGGGTGGGGCCACCACCAGGCGGGTGGGCCTTCACCACCCCGCCCCGAATGAGACGGCAGTTCAGTGCACCGGACCTCAAAAACGACAATAAAGAGACCCCCAACTGA